One Tunturibacter gelidoferens genomic region harbors:
- a CDS encoding DinB family protein, whose product METMMMKRIVVALALAGCCVTGVQAQMDAKEPKIAAGTIIEPAKSFDGMLKGFEEEFVPLAEAMPAEKFDFAPSAAIFVAGQGSEYATVSTFRAMVLHVASANYFYASMVSGTKPDVDVKALADIKGKDQAIEALKASFVFAHKAFGTLTAKNAFESVRGTQTRASLAGGLVAHGFDHYGQLVEYLRMNGIVPPASRK is encoded by the coding sequence ATGGAGACGATGATGATGAAGCGGATTGTTGTGGCGTTGGCGCTGGCGGGTTGTTGTGTGACGGGCGTGCAGGCGCAGATGGATGCGAAGGAGCCGAAGATTGCTGCCGGAACGATCATTGAGCCGGCGAAGAGCTTCGATGGGATGCTGAAGGGCTTTGAAGAGGAGTTTGTGCCGCTGGCGGAGGCGATGCCTGCGGAGAAGTTCGACTTTGCACCGAGCGCGGCGATCTTTGTGGCTGGGCAGGGAAGCGAGTATGCGACGGTGAGCACGTTTCGTGCGATGGTGCTGCATGTGGCGTCGGCGAACTACTTTTACGCTTCGATGGTGAGCGGGACCAAGCCGGATGTGGATGTGAAGGCGCTGGCGGATATCAAGGGGAAAGATCAGGCGATTGAGGCGCTGAAGGCTTCGTTTGTGTTTGCGCATAAGGCGTTTGGCACGCTGACGGCGAAGAATGCTTTTGAGAGTGTGCGTGGGACGCAGACGCGGGCGAGCCTTGCGGGGGGCCTGGTGGCGCATGGCTTCGATCACTATGGACAGCTGGTGGAGTATCTGCGGATGAATGGGATTGTGCCGCCGGCGAGCAGAAAGTAG
- a CDS encoding NUDIX hydrolase has product MSVQRKKSTKPSALQTQAPKPPAATTIKPASKFAKPKLISSKLSYKGRVFSVFTDKVEEPSGFVHTRDVIRHNGSVVILAVDESKNPADPDVILVRQFRHAAGQFLIELPAGRVDANEATLAAAKREMIEETGYRAKRWTLLTKYFASPGFLGEWMQIYIARDLREGASAPEPDENIEVFRLPLSEALALIAANKIHDGKTLIGLMLYDSARRSGRL; this is encoded by the coding sequence ATGTCCGTACAAAGAAAGAAGTCCACCAAGCCCAGCGCCCTCCAGACACAGGCCCCGAAACCGCCAGCCGCAACCACCATCAAACCGGCGTCGAAGTTTGCCAAACCAAAGCTCATCTCCTCCAAACTCTCCTACAAAGGCAGAGTCTTCTCCGTCTTCACCGACAAGGTCGAAGAACCCAGCGGCTTCGTCCACACCCGCGACGTCATCCGTCATAACGGCTCCGTGGTCATTCTCGCCGTAGACGAGTCCAAAAACCCCGCCGACCCCGACGTCATCCTCGTACGACAGTTCCGCCACGCCGCAGGCCAGTTCCTCATCGAGCTCCCAGCCGGCCGCGTCGACGCCAACGAGGCCACCCTTGCCGCCGCCAAGCGCGAGATGATCGAAGAGACCGGCTACCGTGCCAAGCGCTGGACCCTGCTGACCAAATACTTCGCCAGCCCCGGCTTCCTCGGCGAGTGGATGCAGATCTACATCGCCCGCGACCTCCGCGAAGGCGCCTCCGCCCCCGAACCCGACGAAAACATCGAGGTCTTCCGCCTCCCCCTCTCAGAAGCCCTCGCCCTCATCGCCGCCAACAAGATCCACGACGGCAAAACCCTCATCGGTCTCATGCTCTACGACTCCGCCCGCAGGTCTGGTCGCCTCTAG
- a CDS encoding RrF2 family transcriptional regulator: MAQSGRFQLSVRILAVLASEPGAMHTSSAIAEELKESAVMVRRAFLLLHKAGLIEQKKGPHGGAKLKVPAKQIGLGDVFEASAGDWLSIEDKAVSAWIKKVRGDAVAAMNEHTLSGVVKRMKKTK, from the coding sequence ATGGCACAGAGCGGGCGGTTTCAGTTGAGCGTGCGAATTTTGGCGGTGCTGGCGAGCGAGCCGGGGGCAATGCATACCTCGTCGGCGATTGCGGAGGAGCTGAAGGAGAGCGCCGTGATGGTGCGGAGAGCGTTTCTGCTGCTGCATAAAGCTGGTCTGATCGAGCAGAAGAAGGGACCTCATGGCGGGGCGAAGCTGAAGGTTCCGGCGAAGCAGATCGGGCTTGGGGATGTGTTCGAGGCTTCGGCGGGAGACTGGTTGAGCATTGAGGACAAGGCCGTGAGCGCGTGGATCAAGAAGGTGCGCGGGGACGCGGTGGCTGCGATGAATGAGCACACGCTGTCTGGCGTGGTGAAGCGGATGAAGAAGACGAAGTAG
- a CDS encoding MFS transporter, with amino-acid sequence MRKPERSFWQIWNMSFGFLGIQFGWGLQMANMSAIYEYLGARADQIPILWLAAPLTGLLIQPIIGNASDHTWGPLGRRRPYFLVGAILSSLMLLFMPNCSSLWMAAGMLWILDASINVSMEPFRAFVADILPEGQRTRGFAMQSLFIGLGAVIASALPWLLTNVFHLTQVVGDTRAVPTTVRISFYIGAAAYLGAVLWTIFTTPEYPPENMEAFRRAKKEKTGLIAGAKEILSAIAHTPETMRRLGPVQLFTWLGLFCMWLYFPVAVAHNVFGANDPASPLYKEGIEWGGICFAAYSAVCFAFSFALPWLAKKIGRKKTHTACLLCGAIGLISVVVMHNKYMLLFTMLGVGIAWASTLSMPYAMLAATLPPERTGVYMGIFNFFVVTPEILASLFFGWVMTHFLHNNRIYAIIAGGLCMLIAAALMQRVTDPRTLSVQDI; translated from the coding sequence ATGAGAAAACCTGAACGCAGCTTCTGGCAGATCTGGAATATGAGCTTCGGCTTCCTCGGCATCCAGTTCGGCTGGGGCCTCCAGATGGCCAACATGAGCGCCATCTACGAGTACCTCGGAGCCCGCGCCGATCAGATCCCCATCCTGTGGCTCGCCGCTCCACTCACCGGCCTGCTCATCCAACCCATCATCGGCAACGCCAGCGACCACACCTGGGGCCCCCTCGGCCGCCGCCGCCCCTACTTCCTCGTCGGAGCCATCCTCAGCTCCCTCATGCTCCTCTTCATGCCCAACTGCTCCAGCCTCTGGATGGCCGCCGGCATGCTCTGGATCCTCGATGCCTCCATCAACGTCAGCATGGAGCCCTTCCGTGCCTTCGTCGCCGACATCCTCCCCGAAGGCCAGCGCACTCGCGGCTTCGCCATGCAGAGCCTCTTCATCGGCCTCGGCGCCGTCATCGCGTCCGCACTTCCCTGGCTTCTCACCAACGTCTTCCACTTGACCCAGGTCGTCGGCGACACCCGGGCCGTCCCCACCACCGTCCGCATCTCGTTCTACATCGGCGCAGCAGCCTATCTCGGCGCGGTCTTATGGACCATCTTCACCACGCCCGAATATCCCCCCGAGAACATGGAAGCATTTCGCCGCGCCAAAAAAGAAAAAACCGGCCTGATCGCCGGCGCAAAGGAGATCCTCTCCGCAATCGCCCACACGCCGGAGACGATGCGCAGGCTCGGTCCCGTCCAGCTCTTCACCTGGCTCGGCCTCTTCTGCATGTGGCTCTACTTCCCCGTCGCCGTCGCCCACAATGTCTTCGGCGCGAACGACCCCGCCTCACCGCTCTACAAAGAAGGCATCGAGTGGGGAGGCATCTGCTTCGCCGCCTACTCTGCCGTCTGCTTCGCCTTCTCCTTCGCCCTGCCCTGGCTCGCCAAAAAAATCGGAAGAAAAAAGACCCACACCGCCTGCCTGCTCTGCGGAGCCATCGGCCTCATCTCTGTCGTCGTCATGCACAACAAGTACATGCTCCTCTTCACCATGCTCGGCGTAGGCATCGCCTGGGCCAGCACACTCTCCATGCCCTACGCGATGCTCGCCGCCACCCTCCCCCCGGAGCGCACCGGCGTTTACATGGGCATCTTCAACTTCTTCGTCGTCACCCCCGAAATCCTGGCCTCCCTCTTCTTCGGCTGGGTCATGACTCACTTCCTCCACAACAACCGTATCTACGCCATCATCGCCGGTGGCCTCTGCATGCTCATCGCAGCCGCCCTCATGCAGCGAGTCACTGATCCCCGCACCCTCAGCGTTCAGGACATATAA
- a CDS encoding EAL domain-containing protein — protein MCYSTQSGYGSKHRMRRTFPEFQIVLQPIVDLETETVYAYEALCRGPHGENYSELVKDFEPFEIPAFDKLAMARSLRLAAAMRLEQSGVKLAINLGPLMELRGKDAYYVVRLAKHYGLRADSLVLELSEGVRLDGNELARIVDLHRKAGVVIAIDDFGAGYAGLNVLARCAPDVVKIDRELIKGIASNRAKKTIVEAFSKVCRKMRVKLIAEGVETVEEYLTLRGFGIRYMQGFLFARPVGCEIPQVRYPRSEPKHFSRITRTELEWFRNAIRQ, from the coding sequence ATGTGTTATTCGACGCAGAGCGGTTACGGATCGAAGCATCGGATGCGAAGGACGTTTCCTGAGTTTCAGATTGTCTTGCAGCCGATCGTGGACTTAGAGACCGAGACGGTCTATGCGTATGAGGCGCTGTGCCGCGGGCCGCATGGAGAGAACTACTCCGAGCTGGTAAAAGACTTTGAACCCTTCGAGATTCCTGCGTTCGACAAGCTTGCGATGGCGAGGTCGTTGCGCCTGGCGGCAGCGATGCGGTTGGAGCAGAGCGGCGTCAAGCTTGCCATCAATCTTGGGCCTTTGATGGAGCTCCGGGGCAAGGATGCTTACTATGTGGTTCGGCTGGCGAAGCACTACGGATTGCGGGCGGATTCTCTGGTGCTGGAGTTGTCAGAGGGTGTGCGACTGGATGGCAACGAACTTGCGCGGATTGTTGATCTGCACCGCAAGGCTGGGGTGGTGATTGCAATTGACGACTTCGGGGCGGGGTATGCGGGGCTGAACGTGTTGGCGAGGTGCGCGCCCGATGTGGTGAAGATCGATCGGGAGCTGATCAAGGGGATCGCGTCGAATCGTGCGAAGAAGACGATTGTGGAGGCGTTCAGCAAGGTTTGCCGGAAGATGCGGGTGAAGCTGATCGCGGAGGGCGTCGAGACGGTGGAGGAGTATTTGACGCTGCGAGGGTTTGGGATCCGGTACATGCAGGGATTTCTGTTTGCGCGTCCGGTGGGGTGCGAGATTCCACAGGTGCGGTATCCGCGGAGTGAGCCGAAGCATTTTTCCCGGATCACGCGCACGGAGTTGGAGTGGTTTCGAAATGCGATTCGGCAGTAG
- the bshC gene encoding bacillithiol biosynthesis cysteine-adding enzyme BshC yields MSVECFPITVLPHVSHIYRDYLAMAESAGDSAVRKWYGAEPFAGRWVGKRLPVKDAGALADLLEKQAVEFGAGDAAKANIAKLRTGARAVVTGQQVVLFGGPLLTILKAATAVARAKEATKATGVEHVPVFWMATEDHDLEEVDQVSLLTKSSVETLRAGLKVTKAVPVGGVVPGPGLETVVERACELLEFAPVSEWLRECYLPGDGTRATLAFAFGRLISRIFADQGLVVMDAASREFHALGASTLRYAIEHAAELQGALMARGEELVARGYHAQVLVAEGGSMLFLLDEATRERVALRRSTDGQWKAGGRSYSTAELIAILEESPERLSPNALLRPVFQDTVLPTAAYVGGPAEIAYFAQSAVLYEAILRRITPVLPRLSATLLEPAIATVMDKDEVQLPDAMTTAEALAQRLGARTMPIEGKRKLAAVGNAVEVELSALTEYLGGMDESLGRSAEVSGSKMLYQMNRLRRMAATFELQKEASLRKHAEAIVLNVFPGGHPQERVVAGVWFMARYGDGLVEKLVGVAGNQCPGHVVVRL; encoded by the coding sequence ATGAGCGTTGAGTGTTTTCCGATCACGGTGTTGCCGCATGTATCGCATATCTATCGCGACTATCTTGCGATGGCGGAGAGCGCGGGTGATTCGGCGGTGCGGAAGTGGTATGGGGCGGAGCCGTTTGCCGGGAGGTGGGTGGGGAAGCGTTTGCCGGTGAAGGATGCTGGAGCGCTGGCGGATTTGTTGGAGAAGCAGGCGGTTGAATTTGGCGCGGGGGATGCCGCGAAGGCGAATATTGCGAAGTTGAGAACAGGTGCGCGGGCGGTGGTGACGGGGCAGCAGGTGGTGCTGTTCGGTGGACCGCTGTTGACGATCCTGAAGGCGGCTACGGCGGTGGCGCGAGCCAAGGAGGCGACCAAGGCAACTGGTGTTGAACATGTGCCGGTGTTCTGGATGGCGACGGAGGACCATGATCTGGAAGAGGTGGACCAGGTTTCGCTGTTGACGAAGAGTTCGGTGGAGACTCTGCGCGCGGGGTTGAAGGTGACGAAGGCAGTGCCGGTGGGTGGGGTTGTTCCGGGGCCTGGGCTGGAGACTGTGGTGGAGCGGGCGTGCGAACTGCTTGAGTTCGCGCCGGTGAGCGAGTGGTTGCGGGAGTGTTATTTGCCGGGTGATGGAACGCGGGCCACGCTGGCGTTTGCCTTTGGGCGGCTGATCTCGAGGATCTTTGCAGACCAGGGGTTGGTGGTGATGGATGCGGCCTCGCGGGAGTTTCATGCATTGGGTGCGAGTACGCTGCGGTACGCAATTGAACATGCGGCGGAGCTGCAGGGCGCTTTGATGGCTCGGGGTGAAGAGTTGGTGGCGCGTGGGTATCACGCGCAGGTGCTGGTGGCCGAGGGTGGCTCGATGTTGTTTCTGCTGGATGAGGCGACGAGAGAGCGGGTGGCTCTGCGGCGCAGCACAGACGGACAGTGGAAGGCTGGTGGGCGAAGTTATTCGACGGCTGAGTTGATTGCGATTTTGGAAGAGTCGCCGGAGAGGCTGAGCCCGAATGCGCTGCTGCGGCCAGTGTTTCAGGACACGGTGTTGCCGACGGCGGCGTATGTGGGCGGACCGGCGGAGATCGCTTACTTTGCGCAGAGTGCGGTTTTGTATGAGGCAATTCTGCGGCGGATTACGCCGGTGCTGCCGAGGTTGAGCGCGACGCTGCTGGAGCCGGCGATCGCGACCGTGATGGATAAGGATGAGGTACAGCTGCCGGACGCGATGACGACGGCAGAGGCGCTGGCGCAAAGACTGGGTGCGCGGACGATGCCGATTGAAGGGAAGCGTAAGTTGGCTGCCGTGGGGAATGCCGTGGAGGTCGAGCTTAGCGCGCTAACAGAGTATCTCGGTGGAATGGATGAGTCGCTGGGGCGGTCGGCGGAGGTTTCGGGGTCAAAAATGCTGTACCAGATGAATCGGCTGAGGAGGATGGCGGCGACGTTTGAGCTGCAGAAGGAGGCGAGTTTGCGGAAGCATGCGGAGGCGATTGTGCTGAACGTGTTTCCTGGTGGGCATCCGCAGGAGCGGGTGGTTGCGGGTGTTTGGTTTATGGCGCGGTATGGGGATGGGTTGGTGGAGAAGCTGGTGGGAGTGGCGGGGAACCAGTGTCCGGGGCATGTGGTGGTGCGGTTGTAG
- a CDS encoding DinB family protein encodes MEVQERRLVMEQLASSEARLLELVRGLTDEQWSFRETPERWSIAENIEHLIVFEGFIRSAIAKTLEGPAEPEKKADVGAKGPLVLGVAAGRSNKLIAREVVRPTGRWPDRSELVLELQKTRAVTVAFAAGTKADLRDHFFPHIAFGDLDCYQWLEVLGQHSARHALQIEEIKADAGFPVT; translated from the coding sequence ATGGAAGTACAGGAGCGGCGACTTGTGATGGAGCAGCTGGCTTCGAGTGAAGCGAGGCTATTGGAGTTGGTGCGTGGATTGACGGACGAGCAGTGGAGCTTTCGCGAGACGCCTGAGCGATGGTCGATTGCAGAGAACATCGAGCACTTGATTGTGTTTGAAGGATTCATCCGGTCCGCGATTGCGAAGACTCTGGAAGGGCCGGCCGAGCCTGAGAAGAAGGCAGATGTTGGCGCGAAGGGGCCGCTCGTTCTGGGAGTTGCAGCTGGCCGGAGTAACAAACTGATTGCCCGGGAGGTCGTTCGTCCGACGGGGAGGTGGCCGGACCGGAGTGAGTTAGTACTTGAGTTACAAAAGACCAGGGCGGTTACAGTTGCATTTGCTGCGGGGACGAAGGCGGATCTGCGCGATCATTTCTTCCCTCATATTGCGTTCGGAGATCTGGACTGTTATCAGTGGCTGGAGGTGTTGGGCCAGCATAGCGCGCGGCATGCGTTGCAGATTGAAGAGATCAAGGCTGACGCGGGGTTTCCTGTCACTTAG
- a CDS encoding helix-hairpin-helix domain-containing protein yields the protein MDNISIARLLDETASLLEIDSADPFRIRSYRRAAEAVEQQTTQLSTIADDPKALLAIPGIGKGMAANIVFLLTTGTMPLREELLQKYKPTMLDLLRLPGMGPKTVALVWSACQVCDIDGLEAAAKAGHLTKLPRMGEKFVTKLLKGIEDHRKNSSRFRIDKAQQHADTIINLIRAFPGIDEIIPAGSLRRGRETVGDLDLLATGPACEPDVVSAAVEHVAALPLIDKLIAKGQNKVSFTLRNNLQVDVRLLPRASYGAALQYFTGSKMHNVALRQRAIKRGLTLSEYALLRLEDNVIVAAASEADIYNALDLDYIPPELRENGGELEAAATHTLPQLITLADIRGDLHMHTEATDGRDTIRQMAEAALLRGLNYIAITDHSKNLAMTNGLDDTRALAHIKRIREVDAQLQQDLVALNESLARDTPPTNSRISNLWDLLKTSSSRPDHNIADPSQASSSRPEAAHFAAAAERPPHFADATTRPPLTLPLTFRILPGIEVDILADGALDLDDSTLAQMDIVVASVHSHFNQAADEMTARVLRALENPHVRILGHPTGRKVLGREPYAINIDTILKQAAKLGVAVEHNASPARADLNDLHLRLAKKHNCKIVINTDAHATEELDQMRYGITQLRRAWLSPADILNTQPTAEALLKNLRPKP from the coding sequence ATGGACAATATTTCGATCGCCCGCCTCCTCGACGAAACCGCTTCCCTACTCGAGATCGACTCAGCAGACCCCTTCCGCATCCGCTCCTACCGCCGCGCCGCCGAGGCCGTCGAGCAGCAAACCACTCAGCTCTCAACCATCGCCGACGACCCGAAAGCGCTCCTCGCCATCCCAGGCATCGGCAAAGGCATGGCCGCCAACATAGTCTTTCTCCTCACCACCGGCACCATGCCCCTCCGCGAAGAGCTCCTGCAAAAGTACAAACCCACCATGCTCGACCTTCTTCGCCTCCCCGGCATGGGTCCCAAGACCGTTGCCCTCGTCTGGTCCGCCTGCCAGGTCTGCGACATCGACGGCCTCGAGGCCGCCGCCAAAGCCGGTCACCTCACCAAGCTCCCCCGCATGGGCGAAAAGTTCGTTACCAAGCTCCTCAAGGGCATCGAAGACCACCGCAAAAACTCCAGCCGCTTCCGCATCGACAAGGCCCAGCAGCACGCCGACACCATCATCAATCTCATCCGCGCCTTCCCCGGCATCGACGAGATCATCCCCGCCGGCTCCCTCCGCCGAGGCCGCGAGACCGTAGGCGACCTCGACCTCCTCGCCACCGGCCCCGCCTGCGAACCCGACGTCGTCAGCGCAGCCGTCGAACACGTAGCCGCCCTCCCTCTCATCGACAAGCTCATCGCCAAAGGCCAGAACAAAGTCTCCTTCACCCTCCGCAATAACCTCCAGGTCGACGTCCGCCTCCTCCCCCGCGCCAGCTATGGAGCCGCCCTCCAATACTTCACCGGCTCGAAGATGCATAACGTAGCCCTCCGCCAGCGCGCCATCAAACGCGGCCTCACCCTCAGCGAGTACGCCCTCCTCCGCCTCGAAGACAACGTCATCGTAGCCGCCGCCTCCGAAGCCGACATCTACAACGCCCTCGACCTCGACTACATTCCACCCGAGCTCCGAGAGAATGGTGGAGAACTCGAAGCCGCCGCCACCCACACCCTCCCGCAGCTCATCACACTAGCCGACATCCGCGGCGACCTCCACATGCACACCGAAGCCACCGACGGCCGCGACACCATCCGCCAGATGGCCGAAGCCGCCCTCCTCCGCGGCCTCAACTACATCGCCATCACCGACCACAGCAAAAACCTCGCCATGACCAACGGCCTCGACGACACCCGCGCCCTCGCCCACATCAAGCGCATCCGCGAAGTCGACGCCCAACTCCAACAAGACCTCGTCGCACTCAACGAGTCGCTAGCCCGCGACACCCCTCCAACAAACTCACGCATCTCCAATCTTTGGGACCTCCTAAAAACCTCGTCATCTCGACCGGACCATAACATAGCCGACCCATCACAAGCTTCGTCATCTCGACCGGAGGCGGCGCACTTTGCCGCCGCAGCGGAGAGACCCCCGCATTTCGCCGATGCGACCACAAGACCTCCACTCACCCTCCCCCTCACCTTCCGCATCCTCCCCGGCATCGAAGTAGACATCCTCGCCGACGGCGCCCTCGACCTCGACGACTCCACCCTCGCCCAGATGGACATCGTCGTAGCCAGCGTCCATTCCCACTTCAATCAGGCCGCCGACGAGATGACCGCCCGCGTTCTCCGCGCCCTCGAGAACCCACACGTCCGCATCCTCGGCCACCCCACAGGCCGCAAAGTCCTCGGCCGCGAACCCTACGCCATCAACATCGACACCATCCTCAAACAGGCCGCCAAACTAGGCGTAGCCGTCGAACACAACGCCAGCCCAGCCCGAGCCGACCTCAACGACCTTCACCTTCGCCTCGCAAAAAAACACAACTGCAAGATCGTCATCAACACCGACGCCCACGCCACCGAAGAGCTCGACCAGATGCGTTACGGAATCACCCAGCTCCGCCGCGCCTGGCTCTCGCCCGCCGACATCCTCAACACTCAACCCACCGCCGAAGCCCTCCTCAAAAACCTCCGTCCCAAACCTTAG
- a CDS encoding cold shock domain-containing protein, giving the protein MAQYKGTVKWFNNAKGYGFLGRDGGADVFVHYSSIQREGYKSLKEGDEVEFDIIQGTKGPQADQVARLKEATQSQSQ; this is encoded by the coding sequence GTGGCTCAATATAAGGGTACGGTCAAGTGGTTCAACAACGCAAAAGGCTACGGCTTCCTGGGCCGCGATGGCGGGGCCGATGTCTTCGTTCATTACAGTTCCATCCAACGCGAGGGGTACAAGAGCCTTAAAGAAGGAGATGAAGTAGAGTTCGACATCATCCAGGGCACTAAGGGGCCTCAAGCCGATCAGGTCGCCCGTCTCAAGGAAGCAACTCAGTCTCAGTCCCAGTAA
- a CDS encoding TIGR00282 family metallophosphoesterase — MNILFVGDVFGSAGRHIVREHLPHVLETNAVDLLVINGENAAGGFGITPSIAEELFDLGAHVITTGNHIWDKREIFEYMTVPADSHARGRRVLRPANYAVGTPGFGVYQGELPTGQTYAVMNLQCRVFMSSCDDPFRKADELLSKITAKVILLDLHGEATSEKVALGWYLDGRITALLGTHTHIPTADERVLPNGTAYQTDVGMSGPYDSVIGVEKELVLARFLTGMPGKFEPAKGNPKMCAALINCDGATGRAHHIQRIMLGE; from the coding sequence GTGAACATCCTTTTTGTCGGCGACGTCTTTGGCTCCGCCGGCCGCCACATCGTCCGCGAACACCTCCCCCACGTCCTCGAAACCAACGCCGTCGACCTCCTCGTCATCAACGGAGAAAACGCCGCCGGCGGCTTCGGCATCACCCCCTCCATCGCAGAAGAGCTCTTCGATCTCGGCGCCCACGTCATCACCACCGGCAACCACATCTGGGATAAACGCGAAATCTTCGAGTACATGACCGTCCCCGCCGACTCCCACGCCCGCGGCCGCCGCGTCCTCCGCCCCGCAAACTACGCCGTCGGCACCCCCGGCTTCGGCGTCTACCAGGGCGAGCTCCCCACCGGCCAGACCTACGCCGTCATGAACCTCCAGTGCCGCGTCTTCATGTCCTCCTGCGACGACCCCTTCCGCAAAGCCGACGAGCTCCTCAGCAAGATCACCGCCAAGGTCATCCTCCTCGACCTCCACGGCGAAGCCACCTCAGAGAAGGTAGCCCTCGGCTGGTACCTCGACGGCCGCATCACCGCCCTCCTCGGCACCCACACCCACATCCCCACCGCCGACGAGCGCGTCCTCCCCAACGGCACCGCCTACCAGACCGACGTAGGCATGTCCGGCCCCTACGACTCCGTCATCGGCGTAGAAAAAGAGTTGGTCCTCGCCCGCTTCCTAACCGGCATGCCCGGCAAGTTCGAACCCGCCAAGGGCAACCCAAAGATGTGCGCCGCCCTCATCAACTGTGACGGAGCCACTGGCCGCGCCCATCACATCCAGCGCATCATGCTCGGCGAATAG
- a CDS encoding trypsin-like serine peptidase produces MAQKAKLDSRKASSPLTPEQVFRLDNVMKHGTPPKALQSLKSSNSFTFVDAPGDLKLEKLIHKVSLKDGMAAYQIENKYGLLRGLPIQEYIRQRPGVQVESPTLPLPPPAPPFYAEWADRIYHPKLSPRITRTIMRRKDGSRLYPHGYIWGTDVRQAFFPSGYPWQCIGKLDVYTDPSSFVPSGFGTGTLVGPNTVITASHMVPWGANPAMIQFTPGYFNGVSVAGAGVTSYVEASSSYDTNSPPAPAFDFAVLKLQDRLGDSLGWLGARSYDDNWNDLNVWTLVGYPGLIANAEQPSFQGGISFHDDDEDSNDFGDAMELETQDGDSSPGDSGGPYFAEWADGPYVVGVDVGGEADFSLNPFTPWPFEDDNNVASAGPAFLQLINWARANWD; encoded by the coding sequence ATGGCGCAAAAGGCAAAATTGGACTCTCGCAAAGCATCTTCACCACTGACTCCGGAGCAGGTGTTCCGCTTAGACAACGTGATGAAGCACGGAACGCCGCCCAAGGCGCTGCAATCACTCAAGTCCTCCAACAGCTTTACGTTTGTTGATGCGCCGGGCGATTTGAAGTTAGAGAAGTTGATCCACAAGGTGTCGCTGAAGGATGGGATGGCGGCGTACCAGATTGAGAACAAGTACGGGTTGCTGCGTGGATTGCCTATTCAGGAGTACATTCGTCAGCGCCCTGGAGTCCAGGTGGAATCCCCGACGCTGCCTCTGCCTCCGCCCGCGCCTCCTTTCTATGCGGAGTGGGCTGACCGGATCTACCATCCGAAGCTGTCTCCGCGGATCACGAGAACCATAATGAGGCGCAAGGACGGTAGTCGTCTTTATCCGCATGGGTATATCTGGGGTACCGATGTCCGGCAGGCGTTCTTCCCGTCGGGGTATCCATGGCAGTGCATTGGGAAGCTCGATGTCTATACGGATCCTTCGAGCTTTGTGCCGTCGGGGTTCGGAACGGGAACGCTGGTGGGACCCAATACCGTGATCACTGCGTCGCACATGGTGCCGTGGGGTGCGAATCCGGCGATGATTCAATTTACGCCGGGGTACTTCAATGGAGTGTCGGTTGCGGGCGCCGGGGTGACCTCGTACGTTGAGGCGTCTTCCTCGTACGACACCAATAGCCCTCCGGCTCCCGCGTTTGATTTCGCAGTGTTGAAGCTGCAGGACCGATTGGGAGATAGTTTGGGCTGGCTCGGAGCGCGGTCGTATGACGATAACTGGAACGATCTGAATGTCTGGACCCTGGTTGGCTATCCGGGGCTGATCGCGAATGCGGAGCAGCCCTCTTTTCAGGGTGGGATCAGCTTTCATGATGACGATGAGGATAGCAACGACTTCGGCGATGCGATGGAACTGGAGACTCAGGACGGGGATTCCAGTCCCGGGGACTCCGGCGGGCCGTATTTTGCTGAGTGGGCGGATGGGCCTTATGTTGTGGGCGTGGATGTTGGGGGAGAGGCGGACTTCTCGCTGAATCCTTTTACTCCGTGGCCGTTTGAAGACGATAACAATGTTGCGTCGGCGGGGCCTGCCTTTTTACAGCTGATCAACTGGGCGCGTGCGAACTGGGACTAA